The DNA window CTTCTCGCCTTTGCTCCAGAATTTGATGGCGTAGCTGAGCGTGTTCATGGTCTGACGATGTCCCCTGATAAAGGAGCCGCCAAAGTAAATGTCAGAGAGGTTGTGGATTTGGGACTGCAGATAGGCAATTTGGCCAATGTTGTTGGACACGGCATACAGCAGCGACCTCGATATGTCGGCTGAGGAAAAGGGAGAGCTGTCTTCATCCTGCCCATTGTGGCTCTCTCCGTCATGCACTGGGCCGTCGgcagcttttgcttctgcggcCTCGGCTTGCAGCTTCATGCGGAATACTTTACCAAAGGAAGACGCAATGGCTGTGCTCTTGAGGCCGATTTTGCCATAGTCGGCGCCATAGATGTCACCAACCATCATGTCAACCTTGGTGTTGTCGCCATGttcagcctcggccagcATGTCGTCAAACGACCGAGCCCCCGtcaagagggagaggaggccCCAGAGGGTACCACCACCGAGCGAAGTGCCGCCGACACGCTGGGACGACCGAGGGCCAGTGACCTTGAGCATTGAAACTCCGGAGCCAATGTTGACGAGCAGATATGGGTAGATGATCTCGCGGGGGCTGACGAAATGCATGGGGTCTGTTTCGGAGTAGGTGAAGACTTCGCGGGGGATTTCGGTGATGAAGAAGTCGAGGCCTGGTTCgtggcagaaaaaaaaggtcagtTTCCAATcgcttttcccttttcctcttggTTCTTTCTCTTACCGGCTATTAAGcattccatctcgtcttcccGCAATACCTCAACCTCCAATGCGTCTCGGATTGTGTCATAGAATTTGtatgcgccgccgccagtaGCCATGACGCATAGCTGTTGCGACCGCGACCCGTTCAGCGCCTGGTGCTTGTCACGCAGCAGCTTCATAAACTCAATGCAGTCGTCAATGCGATCGGTCTCGAAGTATTGGAAGTTGAGGCGGCCGCCGGGATCCGTCGAGTCGACTTCGCGAGAAAAGTAGACGAGTTTGACAAGAGAGCCGCCAATCTAcccaaagggaaaaaaaaagtcagaCGACCGGCGCAAAGACTGGCATTGAAAGCAAGCAACAGGAAGAGAGATGACATGAAACAATCCAAAAAGACAAGCATTGATAGTGGATGATGCAAAGACTGCGACTTACATCTACTGCGATGTGGCTGACAATGGCCGTGTGGTTTGGCAGGCGGATATCGCTCGTCTCGTGATGCGACGGACTGACTCTGCCGTTGTCGCTGCCGTTCTGCGCCGGCGTTGCGGCATCCGGGTCGACGATGAAGGCGCCCTGGACATTGATCTTGACGCTGCCGGGCCGCGTGATGGTGTTGTCAATCTCCTCGGTCGAGGTCATGGTGCGCGACCGCTTTGCTGCGCGCCTgggctcgtcgtcggcatcgtccCGGTGCTCCTGGTTGCGCCGCTGcagttggtgatggtgaagGTGGTTTGGCGGGGCTGCCGCGACAGGCTCGTCGGTCGCTACAAAGGGCGTCATTGTCGCCGTTTGTCgggtcttttttctctttcagctCCTCCGCCGGGCGTCTGCAAAGTGCGCTCAGGCAAGGGAGTTGAAGATGCAAATCAAATCACGCcaggaagatggcgacggACTCGTTCATTTAGGGGAATCCCGCAAACTCAAAAGTACTGAATCTACGCCGCACAAACTGGTACGCCGCAACCAGTCGAGGTCGCGCCGGTTTAGTGGTTCCAACGTTACCTGTGGTCCCTCAACAAAGTCGTCCGGTCCTTGTACCGCCTACCTGGGGGCgcactgctgccgctgcttaCAGGCAGGTACCGCTACGATAATCACTACGGGGGGTCGCACCGAGCAAGTATTCGTACTCGGCCTGTCGCATTGATTTTGATGCAGATTGCCCAAAAGCGCGGAGAGGCCCCTGTTTTTTGCGCTGGAGTTCGAGCACTTTCTCAGCGCTaagctctcgctctcgctaATAAACAGCGCTGTCGATGTGTCGATTACCTGGGGTAGCGGCCCCAAGACCCCGTAGCTTATCGATATTACCGGTCTGGGAAGCAAGTGGCTGCAGATTTCCGATTTCTAATAACAAGCCGTCGACTCCACTGCTGACCGAGGCAGCCCTCGGGCCGGGTTGTCCGCATTTTGCCCTGGCTGCTCTCCCTTTGCCCCggctatttctttttttgttttgttgtttgtttgtttgtttgctttgttgCTTGTCACTTGTCATTGTTGAGCACAAGGGGTCAATACAGGCGAAATTGCCGACTTCACCACCGCTCTTACAATGCGCAATGAGCAATCCAAACTTGACGCAGATGACGTCGTGTTGTTGCATCTCCCTTGGCCCATGCATGCGATTGGGTTGCCACACGCCGGGGTCATGCACGCAATTTACAGTACACAGACACAGAAAGAGCAGCAATGCCTTGGTACTACGGAGCACTTGACGcacaagaagaaacaaagaaaaagagaataagaggagagaagagaagtcAGACAGGCTGGTATGTATTACGCGCATAAGCATCATCCGGTCTCATCGCACGTCCCTCAAGTCTGCCTTTACGGGACACCAAAGGGTGAGAAGGAAAGAGGGACAGGAATATATACGacatggaaacaaaaaaaaaatcaacagCTCTGTCTGCAGCTCTGTCGCATCGACTTCGCCGGGCGAACGGCGCGCTCCCCCCGAATCTGGCCACAATCGCCGGCTGGAACCGGCAGAGCGGAGCCCCGATATGGGACCCTCCCGCAGATGTCTGATGCTCCCTTGTCACCCCAGCTTCCCCTCACGGAGTCCTAGATTCGGGGCGCCGAGGGGCTCTGCTCtctgtttctgtttctggTAGCTGGGACTATGGCTCTGGACCCCGCGCTTTGCCAGAGGGCCGCTGGTTATGCGGCCTAGAGGTATTACCTAGGCATCTTATATCCATCAGTCGCTGTGAGTGGCTTCCATGCTGCAAGCTGGCCGAATAGGCGAATATCGCCAGTTAGTGTGCTCTAGCACCACCTATTTTCATAAAACTACTCAGCATCATAAACCTACTCACCTACTAAGAATATTTGAATTCTAATTCAAACAGCTGGCCATCTCAGCCGTCTTCTGGAGTATTTCCAAGTGGCCTGCTGTTTGTCAGGCAACGTGGGAGTCATGCCATATCATTGGTAGTTGTGCCATAACGTCCTCGAATTCTGGAATCACCGATAAGCCTGGTCACGTCAATGGACTTTCAATCTAGCCTCAGTCATGGAATTGTCTGATAAGCGCTTGGATTCCGGCGCCAGACTGCCTTGTCGGCTATCGCACATAGCTCAACACCACTGGGTGATTAGACCTAAGGATTTCTCAAGGCTCTCATTCGTCTACTGTTGTGATGGAAAATGCGGCTGCTCAGCTGACCATGACACGATTGGACTGGCTGGGTGTTATTCCAAATCCATCGCAGCTGATAGGCTGCCTGCCATAAATGACAAGATGCGGAGATTGGTGATGAGAGGTGAGCTCCTAACAGCGGTAACAAGAGGCCAACCCACACATCTTTACCGCCTCACATCCATCGCATCCCGGCAGTCGGGCGTCCAGGCAGTGCCCGAGGAATGAAGCCCAGGCTTCCTAATCAACATGAGCGTATGCCGGCGCTTTGTTCCGGACCTTTGAGTGGATATGCCGGCGGCCGACGAAGAGTTGTGGGTGCTTTGACTCGGATCGAGGACGGGGAGACGGTCAAGACGACCTATACAGCTCAGTAGCCATTTCGACATTTTTACTCACTATTAACGCGGCTGAATTAcgacaagacaaagataTGCAACTCTCCAACCGATGGCGAGCTCCCCAGAGTATCTTCCCAGTCGACATGTGTGTTCCAATCTGCAGCCACCTATGCATGCAGGTGTTGTTGTGCCGCAATCCTGTGCTTGATGGGCTCTAAACGACTTTATCAAGCCCACTCACCTGCAAGCCTCCTGCAAGCCACTAGTTGGGACATTTTGTGTCACCCAATCGGCTTCGTCCGCTTAACAGCGCCGGCTCATCAAGCGTGTGAGATGGCGGGTGAGCGAAACACTGGTCGTCCAAGTTTTAGCATCTTGGTGGCGCGGCACAGAGAGCTACTGCTTCATCTCTGGTGTTGCGAGTCGTTAGCACGAAGCTGAACAAGACCGGCTTCTAGACCACGCAATCGGGAAGCGAAGAGGGCTCGTGACGCGAATTGGGTGAGCATTGTTGTTGTCGATGAAACCGCCACACAAGGGAATGGTGCATGTGACGTCTCTGTTGTGTGCGCTCTCTTGGCTCTTTTCAAGAATCAAGAGAATCCAGAGTGAGAAAGagagtgagaaaaaaaaagaaaaaaaaaatgaggcTGAGCGAGTACATCGAATCAAAAGTCAAAAGCCAacatgatggcgttgaaagCAAAACTCTATCGCTTCTGGTTCCTGGTCCCTCTCGCCAAACCTTAGTTTGACGCAAGCTCTGTCATGGCTATGATCGGTTCAAAAAGCAACAAAATCTTAAACAGGATGCTTTTGGCGAGATTATGCTGGCGAGCTAGGCCAACTCAAAcattttccttttgcctCTCTTCTGGTTGGGCCATCAATATTTCATCATACACTGGAGCTCCCTACTGTATACGGCGCAGTATTACCTCACGCTCGCATACAAAATGCGGATTTCCGGTGGTGGTGTGCACCAAGACTCAAGTACTTGTACGTACCTCACCTGTGGCGAGCTCCTTCTTCGCAGGCcaatctttcttctctcttctctcctctttaCTCCTTCCTTCGCTTACCACAAGCTGCAGATACAAGGTTCATTAAATTTTTCAACGCTCCACATCGCCAGATGTCAatttcttctccattcttctcttcgctaGCCTTCAACCCAATCATGAGCCTTGTCTGCCTCTCCAGTGCTACTCACAACACGCCGTTGCTGATTGCTATCGCTCTGCGAGCTCGGCACTAAGAATGCAGCCCCTCACCCACTGCAAGCTAAACTGCCAACCCCGCCAATAGCTCTCTTGCACAACTGCCGTCCCCTGTCCATTACACACATACTGCTCCCACAAactgcttcgtcttccaggTCCTCCCATGGAGCCCGGGCTGTCTTGCAGCTAAGAAACGGCTGCTCTCAACAAGAGGCACCTCTCAATGCTCCAATGAGCGAGCACATCGCCCCCCCAATGGCTTGACTTCAAGGAGAGCAGCGCCACAAAGCAACACGCTACGAACAATCGTTCCTGCAACCCAACCCCGTCCAGTCATCCAACGGCAGACAGACTAAAAGCCAATTGACTGTGGGAAGGCTGCTTCATAtatctgccttttctttcccgtGATCCACCTCACAAGTCTATTGACCAGGGCAACCCGGGCGAGCCGCTGCCCCTCTCCAGCAACAAGTGCTGGGATGGCACCGGGCTTCGTCCCCTCTTTACGTGAAGATTCAGGTAAGAAATGCGCCTTGCATACCGAGCTAGCACATACTAACGTATCGCCAAAGAGCATGTATAGGGCtgtgacgatgacgatgcgaAAATGGCGTTGGCCACACGGCAGTGTCGGTATATGAACCATGTCCATCGTCTCCAGTGTcggccgttgccgttgccagGAGGAGCCTCTTATATATGCCTTGCCTGATGCCCCTCCATGTGGCACACCTCTCTTATGATTCCAGCTTAATCCACCGTCAATCCTTTTATCCACTCGAGCATCTTCATTTATTTGCAAATATGTCAATTACCATGGATCGTATACGAGAGATCGTCTTTACTCAAGTGGATAAAAAGCCCAAGGTCAAGAAAACGACTCTTGTATCAAGATGTCTCTGTTCAAGTATTGCTGCTTTTTGGGCACATGtcagtcttttctttgatatCTATCTTCCACCtcatcttttccttcttctttcgttgTCTATTTGTTCCTATTTACAGATACTAATTTCCGCCACAGGCTCAAATGCTCGCCCAAACAGACAAGTCGTGGATCTATGTAGCCAACATGCCACCGTTTCGCGTTACAAAGCTCTCGCGAGACACCAAGAGGCTGTTTAGAGAATACAAAATACACAAAAAAGTTGACACGATATTCAAGGCAATGTCCAAGGAGTTGACCATATGCGGTCTCGACATTGATCTTCCCTTTGTTCCTGAATGCTCAGGGTTCTATCCCAAtatctcgtcgtcgccgtgctCTGAAACCCTCAAGCACCTCAAAGGTTTTCCAGCCGACGCAAGCGGATATTTCATGGAGTACATCCGTCCCTTGAATGAGCATCATACCAAATATCTCATCAAACGTTATTTGACCCGTAGCGCGCAGTGCCAGGCTCTCAGCACCGGTCAATCCAAACACTTTCTCGCAAAGGTCTACCTCGGAGACACTAAGCCGCTGTCTGATGCTTGGAATACTAATATGCACGATCGCCCAGCCTATCTGGATCACTTGCTCGCAGAGCGCGTCGAAGTTTCTTATCTCGCCGCCTCCATGGGTGCAACTCTCGCAATACTTCATTGGAGTTGCGGTGTTGACGCTCGAGGCGTGGAGTTTGTCCTTGGTAGAGATGCCCGAGGCCACGTGCAGTTCTGGCTGATTGATTTTGCTGACTGCGCGGCGTTTCCAAAAACCCCCGAAGCTGTTACCACACAGCTTGTAGATGCAGTGATGGACAACGAGCCATTCTGGCCTCGGTTTATTAACATCCAAGCGTTGAGAGAACTGTGGGCGCATTTCAGAGACGCCTATCTTGCAATTAGCGATTTCATCATGACTGATGCGATGATTGCTTACGATAACGATGCTGTGAGGGCACTACCATGTTTATTCATGATGGAGTTGGAAAAAATACGAGGTTCTGGCCAGCTTTTGGCATAATTAACGTCGGGCATGCAGCATTGCGCAATACTCAACAACTTACAGCATGACAGCAAAGTGTATTTATTAATAGCAAAAACAATTCAACCATCCCCTTTATGAAGCGACATTTACGGAGTACAACATTTACGATTTCACGGCAACAGCATGGAACAGCAAGGGACAGCAAGGAACAGCAAGGGACAACAGGTGCGGCGTTTAAATGAGCGCAATCAAAATTTTCTTTGAAAATGAGAATGGTACTATGGTACTAGAGCGAGATTATTCACGAGGTCTACGCTCGTGTGACAAAACGAGACAGCCACAACCCAAACCAGTCTATTGTTTGTGTTTTAATAACATATTAAGCAAATTCTCTAAAACAAATGTCCACCAGGAACGGCGAGAAAAATCGCCATGAAAACAAGACCAAACACAAAGCCTGCAAACAGGGCTTGATAGAATATTGTATCTTGGATTTGCCTCAAAGCAGGCTCTTGAATCCATATCTCGCGATCAAAGATTTTGCGAATCATGTTTCTCTTCTGATACTTGACCACCCATGGCTCGTCTTCGTAGCTGTTGTCAGAGCCGAATGATTCCATGCTGcgcgtcttcatctcctcgGTATTCTCTTGGGCAAATAGCTCCCAGGGGCGAATATGGCGGTGATGCAGACCGTGCAATACAACGCACATGCCCTTCCACGCGGCAACCAATGTGCTTATTCCCAAGACCCAGGCAATGAGCGGGAGAACTCGGTATCCTCGGCCAGCTTTGCTGAGCGTTATGAGTATGGCGGCGACGAAGCCCGCGAGAATAAGAGCAACACCAAGACAGCGGGCAAACCAGACACGAGGGAGGTTGCCATTGCAAATCGACCAGCGAATGAAGTTGGGATGTGACTGCATTCGAAGTGCCGAGTCAACAATCTTGAAAAGAAGTCGGAAAGCAGAGGGGTGAGTGGTATAGGTCAACGCTTGAACGGCCACCTTTTGCTCCCAATCGGACAGGTTAAGCTGTCGTGAGCCGCCGTCCATAATGTAACTGGTGATTATGCGTGTCACTTCCTCGTGGAAAGGCTGGATAGTGACTATATGGGGACACAGTGGTCATCAGCAAACGCCCTACAGGTTGGGTGTGGGGGGTTGGATCATCTGAAACTTACAAGGAGCCATGGCACCGGCTGCCTGGAACGCCTCGGCAACTTGCGTGCGCGAAGTGCCGTGGGAAATGGAGAGCATGTTGTTGGCGGCATTGATTGTCGCGCCATCCCAAGCCGAATCGTTGTCCGAGATGCCATTGGCAGAACGAGGTGGCGTATTGAAGGGGTTGGACCTCTTGCTTTCGGCGTTCTTTTCAAAATCGGTTCCCTTGAAGATTGCAACGGCGGCTGCAGGCtccttcttcatttttttcggCTTGCTCTCTGCGAACCTTAGCCATAGCTTCGTCTTCCATTGCCTGAGTCCACTCGGGGGACAGGCTGATGTCGCTAACATTTGCCTCGCCAAAGCGTTTTTCGTAATCCTTGAACCAGAGATAGAACTGCAGGTTTTCGGCGGCGTGCTCGACATATATGAGATAGTTCATGAAGTCGCGGAGAGCCATGGGCTTCAACAAGCATTAGGAGAGTTTATCATTCGGAATAGAGGGGATTTTTGTGCTTACGGGGCAGGTTCCGCCATTGATGATTCTATCAAAGCTCAAGGCATCTGGAATACCAGAGGAAGCGCCGGAGAGCCCAGACCTGACAGACCCTTCACTCTCTTCCAAAGATTTCCGAGCCTGACGACATGTCTCGGGGTCAACCTTCTTCGGTCGCCTATagcgaagaaaagagaagatcgGCATGATGATCGGCTATTGATTCTTTTAGCCCCGttgactcttcttctctcgaatgaaaagaaaaactggGAAGAATTTGAGCTGCAGTCGAAGGGTGTTGGACGAGAGGCCGTTCAATCTTTATACGCTCAGCTCGATGATTCGGAGATGCACGAACAGGCATGTAGCCAGCCGCCTTGGTGTTGCCAGGAGAATATTAACGGAAGCAAGCTGCAACCAAAAGCATGCCGTTAATATTCCTTCGCGGCTGCATGCATTTCACAGCCCATGGGAGACTTGATGCAAGGAAACAAATCCCTGCCCTACACCTGCACCACACCACGCCCAGACAGCGAACGAGAAGAGGCGGCTGCCTCTCCACCTAGCGAAATTGACAAATAAAACCTGCATCATCAATCTCATTCAAGAGAGGGGAAGGCCAGTAAGGCATAGTGCCATGGTGCGCGCGTGCCCGCAGGCTTGGGCGTAATGGAGCCGGCGCCGCCACCTGCACCCCTTCGATCCATGGAAGCGTCTTTGGGACGAAGCCCGAGCCCAGACTAGCTCGCCAGGCACACAACTTCCGACGATAGCGCGCTGCTTCGGTCAATTGGTGCAAGAAAAAGACTGGGCTGTAGGCCACCCGAGGGCACGGCTAGCTGGCCCAGCGTCTTGATCGCCGGCAAATCGAGAGATCAAGGTACCCACCCAGCCCCAGCTAGGATGAACGCTGGCGCCGCGCTTCGATCACTGAGGTTCGAACCTTGCTTGCCTTGATGCCTCGTCTTTCAGCCTACTGTACTGTGCTCGATTGAACCTCTGAGCGGGCCACCGCACACGTGTGATGCGTCAAAGCTCCATCTTTCCCGTCCTTCTAGGGCCGAGACTCTGTTGGTCGCCGCAAGCATCAGTGCGCCACCGCACTAATAGTCTTGTCGTTTAACTGGAACCAACTCCATGACGGCGAGGCAGTGGCCCGTATGACGGTAACACCGACGAACAAGGACAACTTCAGCTGTGCTATGGCGAGATTTTTCACGGTCCTGCTGCTACTAGGCACCTAGCACCTAGCACGTAGTATCTGCTTCTTTCCCTATAATAGGGCAGAGAGGAAGCCGGAAAAGAATGgtgaaggaagaaagaagatgaagggaaAGACGTGTATACGCGTTCACGTATACGCATCTGGACGCGCACAAGAAGTTACTATCCTGCTCGCCATGACCGTGGCACCCGCAAAGATACCGAGAACAGGGACCTCGGGATATCGTAACGGAAAGCTGGGAACTCACCACCAACAGGACCTCGCTTCCTGCCGCTTCCTGCCGCTCATTGCCAACCACCGCTGCAGGTCGCCGATTCCAATATGTGCCTCTCCGCCGGTAGCATCGACAAGTTCTAGCGCCAACAGCAGACCCAAGCAAAAGGACTAGGTGTTTCAGCCTCACAACGCAAGGGGAGCTTAATCGCACCTCTAGACTTCGTGTCTGCATCTCCTTTCTTCTATCACGTCCTCGCACAGCCCCTGGCTTTGGCCTGTGCATGGGCGATCAGTGTGGTCAAAGTGATGGCATAGCCGTTCTCTCCAAATCGCCGAggatccagcagctgcaggtTGGGCGAATCGGATGCAAAGCCCATTAGAACGCTTCGTCTCTTTCTGGAACGCCATCTCAGCCGCTGTGTGCAACACCAGAACACTACAAATATACCTACCAATCAAAGGCAGACGGCCGCCCTACCATGAGCAAAAGAACCACTCATGGCTGTTGCGTCGAGGTCACTAGAGCTCCTGGTGCTTGTTCAGCCGCTACCGATGGATTTACTAGTGCTGGCTCTAGCAAGAGTCGGTTAAACCTGGCTTCTCGTGGCCTAGGATACACGCCGTGAAACctattgctgctactactacaaTACGCTGTGGTATGGCAGCACGGGTAAGCATCTTCCAAATTGCATCTCCCTTGCGTCCGCCACGCCACACtagcagcaaaagaaaagaagaaaaaagcaacaagTCATGCCTCCATCAGCTAGAATACCGCCAAAGGAGCACCTGCTTGTTGTAGCCGAAATGGCCGCATGCATGTCTCGAGTTCAGCTCctaaaaaggaaagaaaggaaaaaaaaaaaaaaaaaaaagagggggaaTTAGCAGCAGTTGTTGATGGACGAAGCAATATTCTTCCACGTGAGTACGGGTACATTACTCGTGTATGAACGGGAGATCGGCTGTGTCTGGGCACCCCGGTCGAGTTGGCTTGGGCTTAATTCAAACAACTTTCCCAGCTCACTTGAGCAAAGCAGCCATGCATAACTCCCGATCTCTGGTTGGTTGGCTTGCCAGAATCTGGTTGATATTGTGTTTCATGCTGCGGGTATATCACATGTTCTTGCATCTCATGCAAAATGTTGCGCAGGGCGACCTACACTGGGTCCGGAGTACGCACGGTATAAATAGGTACGACTGAAAGAACCACATTCTTCTAGAATGGTTCAGTTGAGCGATCGCCAACTCCCCTTGGGAGAAGCTGCGGCCCAACTTCTTTGTCCTTTCACGACTCAAAGCATATTCGTTTCAGCTTGTCGCAACCAACAGGGTCAACAGCAGCCTTTGACGGAGCAGCTCCACTTGCAATGCCCTAATCCTCATCAAAGTTCGACTCGGCTGAGATAGTCACTTTTAGCTTGCGCCGGATGATCATCCCCGCAGAGAGCTCCGAGATGTGGCTGCTTACTGGGGGCACGATCGAAAGCTG is part of the Trichoderma atroviride chromosome 1, complete sequence genome and encodes:
- a CDS encoding uncharacterized protein (BUSCO:EOG092D26R7) produces the protein MTPFVATDEPVAAAPPNHLHHHQLQRRNQEHRDDADDEPRRAAKRSRTMTSTEEIDNTITRPGSVKINVQGAFIVDPDAATPAQNGSDNGRVSPSHHETSDIRLPNHTAIVSHIAVDIGGSLVKLVYFSREVDSTDPGGRLNFQYFETDRIDDCIEFMKLLRDKHQALNGSRSQQLCVMATGGGAYKFYDTIRDALEVEVLREDEMECLIAGLDFFITEIPREVFTYSETDPMHFVSPREIIYPYLLVNIGSGVSMLKVTGPRSSQRVGGTSLGGGTLWGLLSLLTGARSFDDMLAEAEHGDNTKVDMMVGDIYGADYGKIGLKSTAIASSFGKVFRMKLQAEAAEAKAADGPVHDGESHNGQDEDSSPFSSADISRSLLYAVSNNIGQIAYLQSQIHNLSDIYFGGSFIRGHRQTMNTLSYAIKFWSKGEKQAYFLRHEGYLGAVGAFLKRQPANWGRRGSLEGLDDVQEWRKALKTEP
- a CDS encoding uncharacterized protein (EggNog:ENOG41), which produces MDRIREIVFTQVDKKPKVKKTTLVSRCLCSSIAAFWAHAQMLAQTDKSWIYVANMPPFRVTKLSRDTKRLFREYKIHKKVDTIFKAMSKELTICGLDIDLPFVPECSGFYPNISSSPCSETLKHLKGFPADASGYFMEYIRPLNEHHTKYLIKRYLTRSAQCQALSTGQSKHFLAKVYLGDTKPLSDAWNTNMHDRPAYLDHLLAERVEVSYLAASMGATLAILHWSCGVDARGVEFVLGRDARGHVQFWLIDFADCAAFPKTPEAVTTQLVDAVMDNEPFWPRFINIQALRELWAHFRDAYLAISDFIMTDAMIAYDNDAVRALPCLFMMELEKIRGSGQLLA
- a CDS encoding uncharacterized protein (EggNog:ENOG41~TransMembrane:3 (o270-292i304-328o398-420i)), yielding MPIFSFLRYRRPKKVDPETCRQARKSLEESEGSVRSGLSGASSGIPDALSFDRIINGGTCPPMALRDFMNYLIYVEHAAENLQFYLWFKDYEKRFGEANVSDISLSPEWTQAMEDEAMAKGTDFEKNAESKRSNPFNTPPRSANGISDNDSAWDGATINAANNMLSISHGTSRTQVAEAFQAAGAMAPFTIQPFHEEVTRIITSYIMDGGSRQLNLSDWEQKVAVQALTYTTHPSAFRLLFKIVDSALRMQSHPNFIRWSICNGNLPRVWFARCLGVALILAGFVAAILITLSKAGRGYRVLPLIAWVLGISTLVAAWKGMCVVLHGLHHRHIRPWELFAQENTEEMKTRSMESFGSDNSYEDEPWVVKYQKRNMIRKIFDREIWIQEPALRQIQDTIFYQALFAGFVFGLVFMAIFLAVPGGHLF